One genomic region from Curtobacterium sp. 9128 encodes:
- the recN gene encoding DNA repair protein RecN, translated as MIQEISINDLGVIGDATLELGPGFTVVTGETGAGKTMIVTALGLLLGARADAGSVRRGASSAVVEGRWDIPDHATVAERVEDAGGAVEDGELILTRTVSAEGRSRATVGGRGAPVAVLGELADQLVTVHGQSDQIRLTSSTAQRAALDGFGGAAVEKALGRYVAAYDTWQQHAADLETLTRDQDDRLAEAARLREASDEIEAADPQPGEDAELQERSDRLGNLEELRLSAGLAHEAISSESLDGTDVIGLVEAARRAVERVAGADSTLQPVLEQLTELGIQASEASASLSSYLGSLEPDAGHDLELINERRALLAGLTRKYGETIDDVIAFGQRASDRLLELDGDDDRIVALQEAVAQDEQALEHAATTLTQARTKAAADLAKRVTTELKTLAMAGATLVVEVTDAGEYRRHGRDQVAILLQPHSGTDPRPIGKGASGGELSRVMLAIEVVMAGSTTVPTFVFDEVDAGVGGAAAIEIGRRLAKLAERTQVIVVTHLAQVAAFATNHLNVVKDASGAVTSSSVRRLEGDERLQEMARLLSGLGDSASGMEHARELLDVAAQSA; from the coding sequence GTGATCCAGGAGATCTCCATCAACGACCTCGGGGTCATCGGTGACGCGACCCTCGAGCTCGGCCCCGGGTTCACCGTCGTCACGGGTGAGACCGGTGCCGGCAAGACGATGATCGTCACGGCACTCGGGCTGCTGCTCGGCGCGCGGGCGGACGCGGGCTCGGTCCGTCGGGGTGCGTCGAGCGCCGTCGTCGAGGGCCGCTGGGACATCCCGGACCACGCCACCGTCGCGGAGCGCGTCGAGGACGCCGGGGGAGCGGTCGAGGACGGCGAGCTGATCCTGACCCGCACGGTCTCGGCCGAGGGGCGCAGCCGCGCCACGGTCGGCGGACGCGGGGCACCGGTCGCGGTGCTCGGTGAACTCGCGGACCAACTCGTCACGGTGCACGGGCAGTCCGACCAGATCCGCCTGACCTCGTCGACCGCGCAGCGCGCCGCCCTGGACGGCTTCGGTGGCGCGGCGGTCGAGAAGGCCCTCGGCAGGTACGTCGCCGCGTACGACACGTGGCAGCAGCACGCCGCCGACCTCGAGACGCTCACGCGCGACCAGGACGACCGGTTGGCCGAAGCCGCTCGTCTGCGCGAGGCCTCCGACGAGATCGAGGCGGCGGATCCGCAGCCCGGCGAGGACGCCGAGCTCCAGGAGCGTTCGGACCGCCTCGGGAACCTCGAGGAACTGCGCCTGTCCGCGGGCCTCGCACACGAAGCCATCTCGTCCGAATCTCTCGACGGCACCGACGTCATCGGCCTGGTCGAGGCCGCTCGCCGTGCAGTCGAGCGGGTGGCCGGCGCGGACAGCACGCTGCAGCCGGTGCTCGAACAGCTCACGGAGCTGGGCATCCAGGCGAGCGAGGCATCCGCCAGCCTGTCGAGCTACCTCGGTTCGCTCGAACCCGACGCGGGGCACGACCTCGAGCTCATCAACGAGCGCCGAGCACTCCTCGCCGGGCTCACGCGCAAGTACGGCGAGACGATCGACGACGTCATCGCGTTCGGCCAGCGAGCGAGCGATCGGCTCCTCGAGCTCGACGGCGACGACGACCGGATCGTCGCCCTGCAGGAAGCGGTCGCGCAGGACGAGCAGGCGCTCGAACATGCGGCGACGACCCTGACCCAGGCACGCACGAAGGCGGCAGCAGACCTCGCGAAGCGGGTGACGACGGAGCTGAAGACCCTCGCGATGGCCGGCGCGACGCTCGTGGTCGAGGTCACCGACGCCGGCGAGTACCGGCGGCACGGACGCGATCAGGTCGCGATCCTGCTGCAGCCGCACTCTGGGACGGACCCGCGGCCGATCGGCAAGGGGGCGTCGGGCGGCGAGCTCTCCCGCGTCATGCTCGCGATCGAGGTCGTCATGGCCGGGTCGACGACGGTTCCCACGTTCGTGTTCGACGAGGTCGACGCCGGGGTCGGTGGTGCCGCGGCGATCGAGATCGGTCGGCGCCTGGCGAAGCTCGCCGAGCGCACGCAGGTCATCGTCGTCACGCACCTGGCCCAGGTCGCGGCGTTCGCGACGAACCACCTCAACGTCGTGAAGGACGCCAGTGGCGCGGTGACGTCGTCGAGCGTCCGGCGGCTCGAGGGGGACGAGCGGCTGCAGGAGATGGCTCGTCTGCTCTCCGGGCTCGGCGACAGCGCGAGCGGCATGGAGCACGCGCGCGAGCTGCTCGACGTCGCCGCCCAGTCCGCCTGA
- a CDS encoding site-specific tyrosine recombinase XerD, whose amino-acid sequence MVSLAAATETYLRHVAIERGLSQHTLSAYRRDLVTFATWVGTQPVVDSEGADRAGGASVVDDVARLTRADLAGFVSHLATRAASPLAPRSVARMLSSVRSFATFAAGEGWMPLDPGASVRPPKAPMRLPKAISVDDMDRLLQAVDGDDPVQLRDRALLELLYATGARISEAVGLSVDDVTDDPDGTGVSVVKVTGKGNKQRIVPLGSYARAAIDAYLVRARPVFATRGPSTPALFLGARGARLSRQSAWLVIQAAADRADLSAHVSPHTFRHSFATHLLEGGADVRVVQELLGHASVATTQIYTMVTADMLRDVYQTSHPRARR is encoded by the coding sequence ATGGTCTCGCTCGCTGCCGCCACCGAGACGTACCTGCGGCACGTTGCGATCGAGCGGGGCCTGTCGCAGCACACGCTGTCGGCGTACCGGCGGGACCTCGTGACGTTCGCCACGTGGGTCGGCACCCAGCCGGTGGTCGACTCCGAGGGCGCCGACCGGGCCGGGGGTGCGTCGGTCGTCGACGACGTCGCTCGACTGACGCGAGCGGATCTCGCGGGGTTCGTTTCGCATCTGGCCACGCGAGCAGCATCACCGCTGGCGCCACGGTCCGTCGCCCGCATGCTCAGTTCTGTGCGGTCCTTCGCGACGTTCGCCGCTGGGGAGGGATGGATGCCACTCGACCCCGGCGCGTCCGTCCGTCCGCCCAAGGCCCCGATGCGGCTCCCGAAGGCGATCTCGGTCGACGACATGGACCGGCTGCTGCAGGCCGTCGACGGTGACGATCCCGTACAGTTGCGCGACCGGGCGCTCCTGGAACTCCTGTACGCCACCGGGGCGCGCATCTCCGAGGCCGTCGGGCTCTCGGTCGACGACGTGACCGACGACCCGGACGGGACCGGTGTGTCCGTCGTGAAGGTCACCGGCAAGGGGAACAAGCAGCGGATCGTGCCGCTCGGCAGCTACGCGCGGGCCGCGATCGATGCGTACCTGGTTCGTGCGCGACCGGTCTTCGCCACGCGGGGGCCGTCGACGCCGGCGCTCTTCCTCGGGGCCCGCGGGGCACGGCTGTCACGGCAGAGCGCGTGGCTCGTGATCCAGGCCGCGGCCGACCGGGCAGACCTGTCCGCCCACGTGTCGCCGCACACGTTCCGGCACTCGTTCGCGACGCACCTGCTCGAGGGTGGCGCGGACGTCCGGGTGGTGCAGGAGCTCCTCGGGCACGCGAGCGTGGCGACGACGCAGATCTACACGATGGTCACGGCGGACATGCTCCGCGACGTGTACCAGACGTCGCACCCGCGGGCCCGGCGCTGA
- a CDS encoding NUDIX hydrolase — MTDALISDEPASFDVTDSTLVYDGAVWDVRRDTVAYGDGSMVREYIDHTGAVAVYAEDDEGRVLVIQQYRHPVHLRDWELPAGLLDISGEDELVAAQRELAEEADVEADDWEPLVRYNTSAGGSNEFIQIYRARGVRATASAFDRSDEEADIVKRWVPRSEIVAGILEGRLRNSALIVAALAVDAASRR; from the coding sequence GTGACCGACGCACTCATCTCCGACGAGCCAGCATCCTTCGACGTGACCGACTCGACCCTCGTGTACGACGGCGCCGTCTGGGACGTCCGGCGTGACACCGTGGCGTACGGCGACGGCAGCATGGTGCGTGAGTACATCGACCACACCGGGGCCGTCGCGGTCTACGCCGAGGACGACGAGGGCCGCGTGCTCGTCATCCAGCAGTACCGTCACCCCGTGCACCTGCGCGACTGGGAGCTGCCGGCCGGGCTGCTCGACATCTCCGGTGAGGACGAGCTCGTCGCCGCGCAGCGGGAGCTCGCCGAGGAAGCCGACGTCGAGGCCGACGACTGGGAACCCCTGGTGCGGTACAACACCTCTGCTGGCGGCAGCAACGAGTTCATCCAGATATACCGGGCACGCGGTGTCCGAGCGACGGCGTCGGCGTTCGATCGCTCCGACGAGGAAGCGGACATCGTGAAGCGCTGGGTGCCGCGGTCGGAGATCGTCGCGGGGATCCTGGAGGGGCGACTGCGGAACTCGGCGCTCATCGTGGCGGCGCTCGCCGTGGACGCGGCGTCGCGCCGGTAG
- a CDS encoding DNA-3-methyladenine glycosylase, translating to MTEGLLALLAEPAPVSAPALLGATLTGRGVTIRITEVEAYFGPTDPGSHGHRGLTERNRHLFGPPGTLYAYRSYGIHTCVNVVSGPTGTSSGSLLRGAEVVQGIDLARERRGPSVSDVQLARGPGNLGSALGAVLGTDDGTSVTDGRGPYVLALAPGLEARLASDGSAAVLAGLAADPLIGRGPRTGVAGIAGGAGFPWRFWLPGEPTVSTYRRHQRALG from the coding sequence ATGACGGAGGGCCTCCTCGCGCTCCTGGCGGAGCCGGCACCGGTCTCCGCGCCGGCCCTGCTCGGTGCGACGCTCACGGGAAGGGGCGTGACGATCCGCATCACCGAGGTCGAGGCGTACTTCGGCCCGACCGACCCCGGTTCACATGGGCACCGCGGGCTGACCGAGCGGAACAGGCACTTGTTCGGTCCACCCGGCACCCTCTACGCGTACCGGTCGTACGGCATCCACACGTGCGTCAACGTCGTCAGCGGGCCGACCGGGACGTCGTCCGGATCGCTCCTCCGTGGCGCCGAGGTCGTCCAGGGCATCGACCTCGCCCGCGAGCGGCGGGGCCCCTCGGTGTCGGACGTGCAGCTGGCTCGTGGACCCGGCAACCTCGGCAGCGCGCTCGGTGCGGTCCTCGGCACGGACGACGGCACCTCCGTCACCGACGGTCGCGGCCCGTACGTACTCGCCCTGGCACCCGGCCTGGAGGCTCGGCTCGCCTCCGACGGATCCGCTGCGGTCCTCGCCGGGCTGGCTGCCGACCCGCTGATCGGTCGCGGGCCCCGCACCGGGGTCGCCGGCATCGCCGGCGGTGCCGGCTTCCCGTGGCGCTTCTGGCTGCCCGGCGAGCCCACGGTCTCGACGTACCGACGGCACCAGCGCGCCCTCGGCTGA
- the tyrS gene encoding tyrosine--tRNA ligase, whose amino-acid sequence MSSDTALDVLTRQQNDPTFASVWDELRWRGLVHVSTDETALKEALDGEPITYYCGFDPTAPSLHCGNLLQLLTMRRLQLAGHKPLALVGGSTGLIGDPRPTAERTLNTRETVSEWVARLQEQVSRFLSPDGDNGVRLVNNLDWTSPMSAIDFLRDVGKYFRVNSMLKKDAVAARLNSDAGISYTEFSYQILQGMDYRELFRQYGCTLQTGGSDQWGNLTSGTELIRRAEGATVHAMGTPLITNSDGTKFGKSEGNAIWLDADMTSPYALYQFWLNTTDADVVDRLQKFTFLPRAEIERLEQAVADEPFRREAQRTLAFEVTSIVHGVPATQAAIDASAALFGNGDLEALDEPTLRSAIAELPGSISLAPDADLAKALVETELVKSLGEARRAIDQGGVYVNNARAEDPTASLSDLALPGGVLVLRRGKKTLAGVTVVG is encoded by the coding sequence GTGTCCAGTGATACCGCTCTCGATGTCCTGACGCGTCAGCAGAACGATCCCACCTTCGCCTCGGTGTGGGACGAGCTGCGCTGGCGTGGTCTGGTGCACGTCTCGACCGACGAGACCGCACTCAAAGAGGCCCTCGACGGCGAGCCGATCACCTATTACTGCGGCTTCGACCCGACGGCTCCGTCACTGCACTGCGGCAACCTGCTCCAGCTCCTGACGATGCGGCGGCTGCAGCTCGCGGGGCACAAGCCCCTCGCACTCGTCGGTGGTTCGACCGGCCTGATCGGCGACCCGCGTCCGACGGCAGAGCGCACCCTGAACACCCGGGAGACCGTGTCCGAGTGGGTGGCCCGCTTGCAGGAGCAGGTGTCGCGGTTCCTCAGCCCGGACGGCGACAACGGCGTGCGGCTCGTGAACAACCTCGACTGGACGTCGCCGATGTCCGCGATCGACTTCCTCCGCGACGTCGGCAAGTACTTCCGCGTCAACTCGATGCTCAAGAAGGACGCGGTCGCTGCCCGGCTGAACTCGGACGCCGGGATCAGCTACACGGAGTTCAGCTACCAGATCCTGCAGGGGATGGACTACCGCGAGCTGTTCCGGCAGTACGGGTGCACGCTGCAGACGGGTGGCTCCGACCAGTGGGGCAACCTGACCTCGGGGACGGAGCTCATCCGTCGAGCCGAAGGCGCCACCGTGCACGCGATGGGGACGCCCCTCATCACGAACTCCGACGGCACGAAGTTCGGCAAGAGCGAGGGCAACGCCATCTGGCTCGACGCCGACATGACGTCGCCGTACGCGCTGTACCAGTTCTGGCTCAACACCACTGATGCCGACGTCGTCGACCGACTGCAGAAGTTCACCTTCCTGCCGAGGGCCGAGATCGAACGGCTCGAGCAGGCGGTGGCCGATGAACCCTTCCGGCGCGAGGCCCAGCGGACCCTCGCGTTCGAGGTGACGTCGATCGTGCACGGTGTCCCGGCGACCCAGGCGGCGATCGATGCCTCGGCGGCGTTGTTCGGCAACGGTGACCTGGAGGCGCTCGACGAACCCACGCTCCGGTCCGCGATCGCGGAACTCCCCGGCTCGATCTCGCTCGCGCCGGATGCCGACCTGGCGAAGGCGCTCGTCGAGACCGAGCTGGTGAAGTCCCTCGGGGAAGCCCGACGTGCCATCGACCAAGGCGGCGTCTACGTGAACAACGCCCGAGCCGAAGACCCGACGGCCTCGCTGTCCGACCTCGCCCTGCCCGGGGGAGTGCTCGTGCTCCGTCGTGGCAAGAAGACCCTCGCTGGCGTGACCGTCGTCGGCTGA
- a CDS encoding CTP synthase, with protein sequence MADTFSSGTQASSPTPKVTKQIFVTGGVVSSLGKGLTAASLGNLLTARGLKVVMQKLDPYLNVDPGTMNPFQHGEVFVTDDGAETDLDIGHYERFLDINLSQSANVTTGQVYSTVIAKERRGEYLGDTVQVIPHITDEIKRRMREQASNDPQPDVIITEVGGTVGDIESQPFIESARQVRHELGRNNVFFVHVSLVPFMNASGEQKTKPTQHSVAALRSIGIQPDALVLRSDRPVSDSNKRKIALMCDVDEDAVVNAVDVPSIYDLPTLLNTQGLDRVIVDALHLEANEVDWTSWNPVLRAVHEPKKDVTIALVGKYIDLPDAYLSVTEALRAGGFAHNAKVTLKWVVSDDCTTPEGAAKQLGDVDGICVPGGFGVRGIEGKLGALKFARENHIPTLGLCLGLQCMVIEYARHEAGLHDASSSEFDPETPTPVIATMAEQVDIIAGGDMGGTMRLGLYPATFTSGSLAESLYGAPEASERHRHRYEVNNKYRQQIADAGLVFSGTSPDGNLVEYVELDRAQHPFYIGTQAHPELRSRPNDAHPLFAGLVEAAIARNESTRLFDPESEQVAS encoded by the coding sequence GTGGCGGACACTTTCAGCAGCGGTACCCAGGCAAGCTCCCCGACCCCGAAGGTGACGAAGCAGATCTTCGTGACCGGCGGGGTCGTCTCGTCTCTCGGCAAGGGCCTGACGGCGGCCAGCCTCGGCAACCTGCTCACGGCACGCGGCCTCAAGGTCGTCATGCAGAAGCTCGACCCGTACCTCAACGTGGACCCGGGCACGATGAACCCGTTCCAGCACGGCGAGGTCTTCGTGACCGACGACGGCGCCGAGACGGACCTCGACATCGGGCACTACGAGCGCTTCCTCGACATCAACCTGTCGCAGTCGGCCAACGTCACGACCGGGCAGGTCTACTCGACGGTCATCGCCAAGGAGCGTCGCGGCGAGTACCTCGGCGACACCGTGCAGGTGATCCCGCACATCACCGACGAGATCAAGCGCCGGATGCGCGAGCAGGCATCGAACGACCCGCAGCCCGACGTCATCATCACCGAGGTCGGCGGCACGGTCGGCGACATCGAGTCCCAGCCCTTCATCGAGTCGGCGCGCCAGGTGCGGCACGAGCTCGGCCGCAACAACGTGTTCTTCGTGCACGTCTCGCTCGTGCCGTTCATGAACGCATCGGGTGAGCAGAAGACCAAGCCGACGCAGCACTCCGTCGCCGCGCTCCGCTCGATCGGCATCCAGCCCGACGCACTCGTGCTCCGCAGCGACCGGCCCGTCTCGGACTCGAACAAGCGCAAGATCGCGCTGATGTGCGACGTCGACGAGGACGCCGTGGTGAACGCGGTCGACGTCCCGTCGATCTACGACCTCCCAACGCTCCTCAACACGCAGGGGCTCGACCGGGTCATCGTCGACGCACTGCACCTCGAGGCGAACGAGGTCGACTGGACCTCGTGGAACCCGGTGCTCCGCGCCGTGCACGAGCCGAAGAAGGACGTCACCATCGCCCTGGTCGGCAAGTACATCGACCTGCCGGACGCGTACCTGTCCGTCACCGAGGCGCTCCGTGCCGGTGGCTTCGCGCACAACGCGAAGGTCACGCTGAAGTGGGTCGTCTCGGACGACTGCACCACGCCAGAGGGCGCGGCGAAGCAGCTCGGCGACGTCGACGGCATCTGCGTCCCCGGCGGGTTCGGCGTGCGCGGCATCGAGGGCAAGCTCGGTGCGCTGAAGTTCGCGCGCGAGAACCACATCCCCACGCTCGGCCTGTGCCTCGGCCTGCAGTGCATGGTCATCGAGTACGCCCGACACGAGGCCGGCCTGCACGACGCGTCGAGCTCCGAGTTCGACCCGGAGACCCCGACCCCGGTCATCGCGACGATGGCGGAGCAGGTGGACATCATCGCCGGCGGCGACATGGGCGGCACGATGCGGCTGGGCCTCTACCCGGCGACGTTTACGTCCGGGTCGCTCGCGGAGTCGCTGTACGGCGCGCCGGAAGCGTCCGAGCGGCACCGTCACCGCTACGAGGTGAACAACAAGTACCGCCAGCAGATCGCGGACGCCGGCCTGGTGTTCTCGGGCACCTCGCCCGACGGCAACCTGGTCGAGTACGTCGAGCTGGACCGTGCGCAGCACCCGTTCTACATCGGCACGCAGGCGCACCCGGAGCTGCGGTCGCGTCCGAACGACGCGCACCCGCTGTTCGCGGGGCTCGTCGAGGCGGCGATCGCGCGCAACGAGTCGACCCGGCTCTTCGACCCGGAGAGCGAGCAGGTCGCGTCGTAA
- a CDS encoding TlyA family RNA methyltransferase, whose translation MPDPDVSTQTVSVPARLDATVAARGLARSRTAAAKLIQGGRVSVDGTAVVKPSTPVLPEAAIVVDAGDEWVSRAALKLVGALDTFGVDPSGRVALDVGASTGGFTQVLLARGARRVVALDVGHGQLDPVVAMDDRVAVVEGLNARNLTADDYLALDASASQTSLVVGDLSFISLRIVLPALVASVPADEFVLLVKPQFEVGRGGVREGIVHDADLRNDALMNVLWAAWDLGLGTSGLAASPIIGTHGNHEYLARLQRGAGSNPTEWIDRATELAEGTP comes from the coding sequence GTGCCTGACCCCGACGTGTCGACCCAGACCGTGTCCGTTCCAGCGCGCCTGGACGCGACCGTGGCCGCTCGTGGGCTCGCCAGGTCCCGGACCGCCGCCGCCAAGCTCATCCAGGGCGGCCGTGTCAGCGTCGACGGCACTGCGGTCGTCAAGCCGTCGACCCCGGTGCTCCCGGAAGCCGCGATCGTGGTGGACGCCGGGGACGAGTGGGTCTCCCGCGCTGCACTGAAGCTCGTCGGAGCGCTCGACACGTTCGGCGTCGACCCGAGCGGTCGTGTGGCGCTCGACGTGGGTGCGAGCACGGGTGGGTTCACGCAGGTGCTCCTCGCCCGCGGTGCCCGCCGGGTGGTGGCGCTCGACGTCGGGCACGGACAGCTCGACCCCGTCGTCGCGATGGACGACCGCGTCGCCGTGGTCGAAGGGTTGAACGCGCGGAACCTCACCGCTGACGACTACCTGGCGCTCGATGCCTCCGCGTCGCAGACCAGCCTCGTGGTCGGGGACCTGTCGTTCATCAGCCTCCGGATCGTGCTCCCGGCACTCGTCGCATCCGTGCCCGCTGACGAGTTCGTCCTGCTGGTGAAGCCGCAGTTCGAGGTCGGCCGTGGCGGTGTCCGTGAAGGCATCGTGCACGACGCCGACCTCCGGAACGACGCACTGATGAACGTCCTGTGGGCGGCGTGGGACCTCGGTCTCGGGACCTCGGGGCTCGCAGCGTCCCCGATCATCGGCACCCACGGCAACCACGAGTACCTCGCGCGTCTCCAGCGGGGCGCAGGGTCGAATCCGACAGAATGGATCGACCGGGCGACGGAACTGGCGGAAGGAACCCCATGA
- a CDS encoding NAD kinase, which produces MSDERHILLVSHTGRRDSIDAAVEVCDLLHAAGLVPVMPFDEYADIRRAEASVGQVDILGVDVQAQDLEIVIVLGGDGTILRAAELVRGTGTPLVGVNLGHVGFLAESERDGLSETVERALSGEYHVEERVALQVDVVVGHEVVYSSWALNEATIEKASRERMLEVVTEVDGRPLSSFGCDGVVISTPTGSTAYSFSGGGPIVWPDVDALIMVPLSAHALFSKPIVVGPDCVLAVEVLRRTSGVGVLWCDGRRTHDLPPGARIEVSRSPEPVRVARLKDAPFTDRLVAKFQLPVAGWRGPQHDDEDRL; this is translated from the coding sequence ATGAGCGACGAACGGCACATCCTGCTCGTGTCGCACACGGGTCGGCGCGACTCGATCGACGCCGCGGTCGAGGTCTGCGACCTCCTGCACGCGGCCGGTCTCGTCCCGGTGATGCCCTTCGACGAGTACGCCGACATCCGCCGTGCCGAAGCGTCCGTCGGCCAGGTCGACATCCTCGGTGTCGACGTGCAGGCCCAGGACCTCGAGATCGTCATCGTCCTCGGCGGCGACGGCACGATCCTCCGCGCGGCCGAGCTCGTGCGCGGGACCGGCACGCCCCTCGTCGGTGTGAACCTCGGCCACGTCGGGTTCCTCGCCGAGAGTGAGCGGGACGGCCTCTCCGAGACGGTCGAGCGCGCCCTGTCCGGCGAGTACCACGTCGAGGAACGCGTGGCCCTGCAGGTCGACGTCGTCGTCGGGCACGAGGTCGTCTACTCGTCGTGGGCCCTGAACGAGGCCACCATCGAGAAGGCCTCCCGCGAGCGCATGCTCGAGGTCGTCACCGAGGTGGACGGGCGTCCGCTGTCCTCGTTCGGCTGCGACGGCGTCGTCATCTCCACGCCGACCGGTTCGACGGCGTACTCCTTCTCCGGCGGCGGTCCGATCGTCTGGCCGGACGTTGACGCGCTCATCATGGTGCCGCTGAGCGCCCATGCGCTCTTCTCGAAGCCGATCGTCGTCGGACCCGACTGCGTGCTCGCCGTCGAGGTGCTCCGGCGGACGAGCGGCGTCGGCGTGCTCTGGTGCGACGGCCGACGCACCCACGACCTCCCCCCTGGAGCGCGCATCGAGGTCAGCCGGTCGCCGGAACCGGTCCGGGTCGCACGGCTCAAGGACGCCCCGTTCACGGACCGCCTGGTGGCGAAGTTCCAGTTGCCAGTCGCCGGGTGGCGCGGGCCGCAGCACGACGACGAGGACCGCCTGTGA
- a CDS encoding HAD-IIA family hydrolase yields the protein MVLTDLDGVVYRGRNAIPHAVESLTRASLTARVGYITNNASRRPSDVAEHLERYGLEVTPDDVVTSSQAGVRLLSTLVPEGSTVLVIGGIGLTSIVEQAGFTVTSSAEDSPAAVIQGFSPDLGWQQLAEASFALADPEIPWVATNMDWSIPVERGIAPGNGTLVAAVHQAVGRMPVVAGKPERPIFDAALARFGGERPLFIGDRLDTDIKGANDAGIPSVLVLTGIDQAKQVLAADQRSRPTFVLQDLRGLSEPYPMTHRHEAEDGTRFVSVGDATVRMRQHVVRVERAGADPMDLLRAGATAIWDSGLAIYGLDVDPQLYGGE from the coding sequence CTGGTCCTCACCGACCTCGACGGCGTCGTCTACCGCGGGCGGAACGCGATCCCGCACGCGGTCGAGTCGCTGACGCGGGCGTCGCTCACGGCTCGGGTCGGGTACATCACGAACAACGCCTCCCGTCGGCCGTCCGACGTCGCCGAGCACCTCGAGCGCTACGGGCTCGAGGTCACGCCCGACGACGTCGTCACGAGCTCACAGGCCGGTGTCCGGCTCCTGTCGACGCTCGTCCCCGAGGGCTCCACGGTCCTCGTGATCGGCGGCATCGGACTGACGAGCATCGTCGAGCAGGCCGGGTTCACCGTGACGTCGAGCGCCGAGGACTCCCCGGCGGCCGTCATCCAGGGCTTCTCGCCCGACCTCGGGTGGCAGCAGCTGGCAGAGGCATCCTTCGCGCTCGCGGACCCGGAGATCCCATGGGTCGCGACGAACATGGACTGGTCGATCCCGGTCGAACGGGGCATCGCTCCCGGCAACGGCACGCTCGTGGCAGCGGTCCACCAGGCCGTCGGACGGATGCCGGTCGTCGCCGGCAAGCCCGAGCGACCGATCTTCGACGCCGCCCTCGCCCGGTTCGGTGGCGAGCGTCCACTGTTCATCGGGGATCGACTCGACACCGACATCAAGGGTGCGAACGACGCCGGCATCCCGAGCGTGCTCGTGCTCACCGGCATCGACCAGGCGAAGCAGGTGCTCGCGGCTGATCAGCGCTCGCGTCCGACGTTCGTCCTCCAGGACCTCCGTGGGCTCTCGGAGCCCTACCCGATGACCCACCGGCACGAAGCCGAGGACGGCACCCGGTTCGTGAGCGTCGGTGACGCCACCGTCCGGATGCGCCAGCACGTGGTCCGGGTGGAGCGGGCAGGAGCGGACCCCATGGACCTGCTGCGCGCCGGCGCGACCGCGATCTGGGACTCCGGGTTGGCGATCTACGGGCTCGACGTCGACCCCCAGCTCTACGGCGGCGAGTAG